A stretch of Ipomoea triloba cultivar NCNSP0323 chromosome 13, ASM357664v1 DNA encodes these proteins:
- the LOC116003014 gene encoding cytosolic sulfotransferase 12-like, whose product MHQFLQENSYPKELRESIISLPREEGWIAPYMYNYKGIWIPPHHLYGALRCQQHFQAQDSDIILCTLPKCGTTWLKALVFALTTRKQYSHETQSPLLTTNPHGLIPLMENIYSRENSPNFPLNNGVRLLSTHLPHALLQKSVVESKCKLIYLCRNQKDTLVSLWHYANKSRGEVLGLGAIPFPEAFNKYRRGASVYGPFWDHMLGYWKESLENPSKVLFLKYEEIKEEPEVQLRRIAAFLGCPFSEEEDEGGVAGGIVRLCSFESLSNLEVNKTGKGPVIPIGNNTYFRKGEVGDWRNHLTDEMATRLDQIVEEKFKGTGLKL is encoded by the coding sequence ATGCATCAATTCCTCCAAGAAAATTCTTACCCTAAAGAGCTAAGAGAGTCCATCATTTCACTACCCAGAGAGGAAGGTTGGATCGCTCCATATATGTATAACTACAAAGGGATTTGGATCCCTCCTCATCACTTGTATGGtgctcttagatgccaacaacACTTCCAGGCTCAAGATTCTGATATTATACTCTGTACCCTCCCTAAATGCGGCACCACTTGGTTGAAAGCTCTCGTATTTGCCTTGACCACTCGAAAACAGTACTCCCACGAAACCCAAAGCCCTTTACTCACAACAAACCCTCATGGCCTCATCCCCCTCatggaaaatatatattcaagagAAAACAGCCCAAATTTCCCTTTGAATAATGGGGTAAGGCTGTTGTCTACTCATTTACCACACGCCTTGTTACAAAAATCGGTGGTGGAGTCGAAATGCAAGCTGATTTATCTGTGCAGAAATCAGAAAGACACGCTGGTATCGCTTTGGCACTACGCAAATAAGTCGAGGGGTGAGGTTCTAGGCCTGGGAGCTATACCGTTTCCAGAGGCATTCAACAAATATCGCAGGGGAGCAAGTGTGTATGGGCCTTTTTGGGATCATATGTTGGGATACTGGAAGGAGAGCTTGGAGAATCCTAGTAAGGTTTTGTTCTTGAAGTACGAGGAGATTAAGGAAGAGCCGGAAGTTCAGTTGAGGCGAATTGCAGCGTTCTTGGGGTGTCCATTTTCTGAGGAGGAAGATGAGGGTGGTGTAGCAGGTGGAATTGTGAGGCTTTGTAGCTTTGAAAGCTTGAGCAACTTGGAGGTTAACAAGACTGGTAAGGGCCCTGTTATTCCAATTGGGAATAATACGTATTTCAGGAAAGGTGAGGTTGGAGATTGGAGGAACCATCTAACAGATGAAATGGCCACCAGAC